One Brachybacterium aquaticum genomic region harbors:
- the hisF gene encoding imidazole glycerol phosphate synthase subunit HisF, with amino-acid sequence MSVAVRVIPCLDVDGGRVVKGVNFKDLRDAGDPVELAARYGAEGADELTFLDVTASSGGRETMIDVVRAAAEQIFIPLTVGGGVRTVEDVDQLLRAGADKCGVNTAAISRPEVISEISHRFGNQVLVLSIDARRVTDDTPEGTARTGSGFEVTTHGGRRGTGIDAIAWIREVTERGAGEILLNSMDADGTKEGFDLELIRLARAATTLPLIASGGAGKPEHFAPAVHAGADAVLAASVFHFQEMTIGEVKAAMAADGITVR; translated from the coding sequence ATGAGCGTGGCAGTACGAGTCATCCCGTGCCTGGACGTGGACGGCGGCCGCGTCGTCAAGGGCGTGAACTTCAAGGACCTTCGCGACGCCGGCGACCCGGTGGAACTCGCGGCCCGCTACGGCGCCGAGGGCGCCGACGAGCTGACCTTCCTGGACGTCACCGCCTCCTCCGGCGGCCGCGAGACCATGATCGACGTGGTCCGCGCCGCGGCCGAGCAGATCTTCATCCCCCTCACCGTCGGCGGCGGCGTCCGCACCGTCGAGGACGTGGACCAGCTGCTGCGCGCCGGCGCCGACAAGTGCGGGGTCAACACCGCCGCGATCTCCCGCCCCGAGGTGATCTCCGAGATCTCCCACCGCTTCGGCAACCAGGTGCTCGTGCTGTCCATCGACGCCCGCCGCGTCACCGACGACACCCCCGAGGGCACCGCCCGCACCGGCTCCGGCTTCGAGGTCACCACCCACGGCGGCCGCCGCGGCACCGGCATCGACGCGATCGCGTGGATCCGCGAGGTCACCGAGCGCGGCGCCGGGGAGATCCTGCTGAACTCGATGGACGCCGACGGCACCAAGGAGGGCTTCGACCTCGAGCTCATCCGCCTGGCCCGCGCGGCCACCACCCTGCCGCTGATCGCCTCCGGCGGCGCGGGGAAGCCGGAGCACTTCGCGCCGGCCGTGCACGCCGGTGCCGACGCGGTCCTCGCCGCGAGCGTGTTCCACTTCCAGGAGATGACGATCGGAGAGGTCAAGGCGGCCATGGCCGCCGACGGGATCACCGTGCGGTGA